Part of the Virgibacillus necropolis genome, AAGTCTTTTGAAAAGGAAGTTAGTATCTCTGCTACTCCTTTTTCATTTATATAAACTTCATCCTCAATACGTACCCCACCATAACCAGGTATGTAGATCCCCGGTTCTATTGTAAATAGTAATCCTTTTTTAGCTGTTTGATCGTTATTTTCATGGATGGAGGGTTCCTCATGAACTTCAATACCGAGACCATGCCCTACACGGTTGTTGAAATAATCGCCATAACCACTTTTCTTAATTATATTTCTTGCTTCAATGTCAAATGTTTTAAGAGGTACTCCAGCTTTAACAGCATGAATGCCTGCTTGATTAGATTTCAAGACAATATCATAGATTTCTTTCTGCTTATCCGTTGCTTCACCAATAATAAACGTCCTTGTTATATCTGAACAGTAACCATCTTGTATTACTACACCCATATCAATTAGTAAAAAATCTCCATTTTGGAAAGAGCGGTTTCCTGGAGTTCCATGTGGTAATGCGGCCTTCTCACCAGATAATACAATCGTTGAGAATGACGGACCTTCTGCACCGAATTTCTTCATAAGATATTCCAATTCAGCTGATAATTCCAATTCCGTCATACCTATTTTCACTTTTTTAATTCCCTCGGCTAGCACCTTTTCAATTATATCAACAGCTTTCTGAACATATACAATTTCACTTCTGGACTTTTCCAACCGTTGTGCGTTGATAAATGGCTGGATGTCATCATAAGCAGCTTCGGGAAAGGCAGATGCCAAATGCCGATGCTGGAACATGCTAACTGTTTTCATTTCAAGTCCGAATCGTACTATATTACCCTGAAGGTTTTCTTTGAGCTTTGCAAATGGATCCTCTTCATCAGAAATCGGGACAATAGTTTTAACGAAAGATTCACTATCAGCAATTTCCTTATCCAGCGTGGGAACAAACAAAATGCATTGTTTTTTTTGGTTATCCATGATTAATGCCATGAACCGTTCATGCGGATCGGAGTTAAAACCAGTGTAATAGAATACATTTGCTGGTGTAGTAATCATTGCTATATCAACGTTATTTTGACTTAAATAATCTTGTAGTGCATTTAATCTAGTTCGATAATCGATAGTCATAGAAACATTCCTCCTTTGTTTATTTTATTTATTAACATGCAAGATTCATACCAAATAACAATCTGAATATAAAAAACTGGCATAGAAATTGCAATAAATATAAGTTAACAAAAACATGGGAGGGAGTATTACATGAATTTCAAAAAAATGATTTCAACTGTGGATCTACATGTGGCAGGGGAACCTTTAAGAATAATAACTGGTGGCCTGCCTGAAATTAAGGGAAATACACAACCTGAAAGGAGAGCATACTGTATAAAAAATTTGGATCACATTCGCAAAACATTAATGAATGAACCACGAGGACATCATGGCATGTATGGGTGTATTATAACTCCCCCAGCAACAAATGACGCTGACTTTGGCGTGTTGTTTCTGCACAATGAGGGATGGAGCACGATGTGTGGTCATGGAATTATTGCTGTCATTACCATGGTGGTTGAAACAGGGAAGTATGAAGTAAACGGTAATGAACGGAAATTTGTTATTGACAGCCCTGCAGGAAAGGTGATAGCACAGGTGCGGTGTGAGGGCCAGGAGGTAATTGATGTTTCCTTTGAAAATGTACCTTCTTTTGTGTATAAAAAGGATTTCCCAGTAAAAGTGGATGGACATGAATTTCATGTTGATATTGCATTTGGAGGGGCTTTTTATGCGATTCTTGACAGCACAAAATTAAATTTAAGTGTGAATAGTGAGGATTTAGCAGATTTGCAGGATTGGGGCATGAAAATTAAAAAATATGTTGAAGCAAATCTAAAAGTAGAGCATCCACTCCAAGCGGATTTAAAAGACATTTATGGTGTAATTTTTTCCGATGAACCGTCTAGTAAAATCGCAACTTTACGCAATGTAACGATTTTTGCTGATAGACAGATAGATCGCTCACCGTGTGGAACAGGGACGAGTGCAAGGGTTGCAACATTGTATGAAAGAGGCCATTTAAATGAAGGCGATACTTTTGTCCATGAAAGTATTACAGGCGGGTTATTTAAAAGTGATATTACTTCGTTTGAAAAAGTGGGTATATACAATGCTCTAATCCCGAGCATTACTGGGACTGCTTCCATTACTGGTTTCCATCAATTCTTAATAGATTCCAGCGATACAATGCCAGAGGGATTTTTACTTTAACCAGGAATTCAAAAGGATAAGAGGAGTGAGTTGGGTGCTTGTTATCAGTAAAGAGGAGCAAAAAAGTTTAATCAATATGCAAGAGATTATAAGTCTTGTAGAAAAAGCCTTAGTCGCGTTTTCAAGTGGAGAGACACAAACTCCAATTCGAACAGCCCTACCATTTAATAATGAAGAAAACACTGCTCTATTTATGCCGTCGATAGCTGAAAATCTTAACAGTTTGGGTATAAAAGTTGTTAACGTAGTTCCTGGAAATAAACCCTTGAACAAACATACGATTAATGGTCTAGTTTTACTTTCTGATATGAAAACGGGAGAACCAGCTGCACTTTTGGAAGGCTCCTATATTACAAAAGTTCGTACTGGAGCGTTGTCGGGAGTTGCAACAAAATATTTAGCGCGAGAAGATGCAAGAGTACTAGGGATTATTGGATCAGGGGAACAAGCGAAAGGGGTTTGTGAAGCAATCCTTACTGTTCGTGAAATTGACGAAATATATGTTTATAATCGTACGAAAAATAAAGCGGAACTCTTTGCTTCATACTTTATGGAAAATTTCGGGATGAAGGTGGAAATCTTATCTAATGCAAATGAAGTTGTTGAACATGCAGACATAATAGTAACAGCAACGAATGCCCATGAACC contains:
- a CDS encoding M24 family metallopeptidase; translated protein: MTIDYRTRLNALQDYLSQNNVDIAMITTPANVFYYTGFNSDPHERFMALIMDNQKKQCILFVPTLDKEIADSESFVKTIVPISDEEDPFAKLKENLQGNIVRFGLEMKTVSMFQHRHLASAFPEAAYDDIQPFINAQRLEKSRSEIVYVQKAVDIIEKVLAEGIKKVKIGMTELELSAELEYLMKKFGAEGPSFSTIVLSGEKAALPHGTPGNRSFQNGDFLLIDMGVVIQDGYCSDITRTFIIGEATDKQKEIYDIVLKSNQAGIHAVKAGVPLKTFDIEARNIIKKSGYGDYFNNRVGHGLGIEVHEEPSIHENNDQTAKKGLLFTIEPGIYIPGYGGVRIEDEVYINEKGVAEILTSFSKDLQIL
- a CDS encoding proline racemase family protein translates to MNFKKMISTVDLHVAGEPLRIITGGLPEIKGNTQPERRAYCIKNLDHIRKTLMNEPRGHHGMYGCIITPPATNDADFGVLFLHNEGWSTMCGHGIIAVITMVVETGKYEVNGNERKFVIDSPAGKVIAQVRCEGQEVIDVSFENVPSFVYKKDFPVKVDGHEFHVDIAFGGAFYAILDSTKLNLSVNSEDLADLQDWGMKIKKYVEANLKVEHPLQADLKDIYGVIFSDEPSSKIATLRNVTIFADRQIDRSPCGTGTSARVATLYERGHLNEGDTFVHESITGGLFKSDITSFEKVGIYNALIPSITGTASITGFHQFLIDSSDTMPEGFLL
- a CDS encoding ornithine cyclodeaminase family protein codes for the protein MLVISKEEQKSLINMQEIISLVEKALVAFSSGETQTPIRTALPFNNEENTALFMPSIAENLNSLGIKVVNVVPGNKPLNKHTINGLVLLSDMKTGEPAALLEGSYITKVRTGALSGVATKYLAREDARVLGIIGSGEQAKGVCEAILTVREIDEIYVYNRTKNKAELFASYFMENFGMKVEILSNANEVVEHADIIVTATNAHEPVYSTALKKGVHINAVGSFRPDMQEIPSSTILSAEKVVVESKDAALEETGDLKKPINEGFPEKSIFELGEIINSIRKGRTNDQEITVFKSVGLAIVDIVVGQYIFERAVESGIGLEIHL